One segment of Proteus appendicitidis DNA contains the following:
- the glgB gene encoding 1,4-alpha-glucan branching protein GlgB yields the protein MSVAVTKKAIEKLINGYESDPFALLGMHETSAGLEVRAFLPDAIAVSVIDRKNGRKVATLERKHPSGFFCGAIPRRKRRFGYCLDVTWENAQGIVDDPYQFGILLQEMDIWFLAQGHHSRPYQCLGAHPAKLGDIYGITFAVWAPNAKSVSVVGDFSFWDERRFPMRLRRESGIWELFLPQASLGDCYKYSILDANGERRLKADPYAFETQIRPETASVINILPPINPMPLSRQQANQRNAPISIYEAHLGSWRRHTDDQSWLSYRELAEQLIPYVKEMGFTHIELLPINEHPFDGSWGYQPLGLYSPTRRFGSPMDFRDFIEAAHQAEINVILDWVPGHFPEDDYGLRNFDGTSLYEYADRREGFHPDWNTLIYNYGRNEVLNYLSGNLLYWHEHFALDGFRFDAVASMLYRDYSRKEGEWVPNKHGGRENLEAIDFIRHTNKLLGTTCPGTITIAEESTDFPGVTLPPDDGGLGFNYKWNMGWMHDTLAYMQRDPIYRKFHHNQMTFGMLYAYNENFVLPLSHDEFVHGKGSLIGRMVGDNWQKFANLRAYLGFMWAYPGKKLLFMGCEFAQWREWNHDSSLDWHLLEEPNSPHQGVQHFVRDLNLSYQANAPLYECDFEREGFEWLTVDDHDNSVFAFCRKDAQGNEIIIISNFTPVVHHNYVVGVNKAGAYQEILNSDSEFYNGSNVGNLGEITTTASTFNGKPYSLSLSLPPLATLYLRLKD from the coding sequence ATGTCTGTAGCTGTGACAAAAAAAGCAATAGAAAAGCTAATCAATGGGTATGAGTCTGATCCTTTTGCACTTCTTGGTATGCATGAAACATCGGCAGGTTTAGAGGTTCGTGCTTTTTTACCAGATGCAATTGCAGTCAGTGTCATTGATAGAAAAAATGGACGAAAAGTAGCAACACTAGAGCGTAAACATCCTAGTGGTTTTTTCTGTGGCGCTATCCCCCGACGTAAACGTCGTTTTGGTTACTGTTTAGATGTAACGTGGGAAAATGCGCAAGGTATCGTTGATGATCCCTATCAATTTGGCATTTTATTGCAAGAAATGGATATTTGGTTTTTAGCGCAAGGGCATCATTCTCGCCCTTACCAATGTTTAGGCGCACACCCTGCAAAACTGGGTGATATCTATGGTATTACTTTTGCTGTATGGGCGCCCAATGCAAAAAGTGTAAGCGTTGTAGGTGATTTCTCATTCTGGGATGAGCGACGTTTTCCAATGCGATTACGCCGTGAAAGTGGAATATGGGAGCTATTCCTTCCACAAGCTTCTCTAGGTGATTGTTATAAATATTCTATTCTTGATGCGAATGGTGAACGTCGATTAAAAGCCGATCCTTATGCTTTTGAAACACAAATACGCCCTGAAACTGCTTCAGTTATCAATATATTACCACCAATTAACCCCATGCCATTATCGCGCCAGCAAGCGAATCAACGTAATGCACCTATATCTATTTATGAAGCTCATTTAGGTTCATGGCGTAGACATACTGACGATCAAAGCTGGTTAAGCTATCGCGAATTGGCTGAACAGTTAATTCCATATGTTAAAGAAATGGGTTTTACTCATATTGAGTTGCTCCCTATTAATGAACATCCTTTTGATGGCTCATGGGGATATCAACCGTTAGGGTTATATTCACCCACTCGTCGCTTTGGTTCCCCGATGGATTTTCGTGACTTTATTGAAGCGGCACATCAAGCAGAAATTAACGTTATTTTAGATTGGGTTCCCGGTCATTTTCCTGAAGATGATTACGGTTTACGTAATTTTGATGGCACATCACTCTATGAATATGCGGATAGACGTGAAGGTTTTCATCCCGATTGGAATACTTTGATTTATAACTATGGGCGTAATGAAGTGCTGAATTACCTTTCCGGTAATTTATTGTATTGGCATGAGCATTTTGCGCTAGATGGTTTTCGTTTCGATGCAGTTGCCTCAATGCTTTATCGTGATTACAGCAGAAAAGAAGGCGAATGGGTTCCCAATAAACACGGTGGACGTGAGAATTTAGAAGCCATTGATTTTATTCGCCATACTAACAAATTACTGGGAACAACTTGCCCTGGTACTATCACAATTGCAGAAGAATCTACTGATTTTCCGGGTGTTACCTTACCGCCTGATGATGGTGGCTTAGGTTTTAATTACAAATGGAATATGGGTTGGATGCATGACACGTTAGCTTATATGCAACGTGATCCTATCTACCGTAAATTTCACCACAATCAAATGACTTTTGGCATGCTCTATGCCTATAACGAAAACTTTGTCCTGCCCCTTTCTCACGATGAATTTGTGCATGGTAAAGGTTCGTTGATTGGTCGCATGGTGGGTGATAATTGGCAAAAATTTGCCAATTTACGTGCATATCTCGGCTTTATGTGGGCTTATCCCGGCAAAAAACTGCTATTTATGGGATGTGAGTTTGCACAATGGCGTGAATGGAACCACGACAGTAGCTTAGATTGGCATCTTCTTGAAGAGCCAAATAGCCCGCATCAAGGCGTTCAACACTTTGTACGTGATTTGAATCTTTCCTATCAAGCTAATGCTCCGCTTTATGAATGTGATTTTGAACGCGAAGGCTTTGAATGGCTTACCGTTGATGATCACGATAACTCTGTCTTTGCTTTTTGCCGTAAAGATGCGCAAGGCAATGAAATTATTATTATCAGTAATTTCACGCCTGTTGTTCATCACAATTACGTTGTCGGTGTAAATAAAGCCGGTGCTTATCAGGAAATTCTCAACAGCGATTCTGAATTTTATAACGGCAGTAATGTAGGAAATTTAGGTGAAATAACAACAACCGCAAGTACATTTAATGGCAAGCCTTATTCTTTGTCGTTGTCATTGCCTCCGCTTGCGACGCTGTATTTAAGATTGAAGGATTAA
- the glgX gene encoding glycogen debranching protein GlgX has product MSLDYGRPFPMGSHYDGYGVNFTLFSENATKVILCLFDKAGKEIRYPLPGKTGAIWHGYLPGAGPGLHYGYRVEGEWNPEQGLFYQPQQLLLDPYAKQVTGIIDNTLPYTSPVFNALEHDDSAITPKAVITDDSGCFCHSYKEKGTYQRLNTPWSETIIYEGHVKGLTKLHPEIPEKLQGTYAALGHPAFISHLKKLGITALELLPVQYHLTEPHLHKIGLKNYWGYNVLAPFALSTQYYSNSGRNIIDEFREAVRCLHKANIEVILDVVFNHTAELSDQFDGYIVSQRGIDNQSYYWLNDENKAQNWTGCGNTLNLSRPETVQWVMDCLRYWVTEFHIDGFRFDLATSLGRVPYFDTQSPLLTAIRQDPLLSRIKLIAEPWDLGSDGYQVGNFPVPFTEWNDGYRDVIRRFWLWRDVAIATFADHITGSAKLYRKNGRPPYSSVNMITSHDGFTLRDLVSYQNKHNEENGESNLDGHNTNYSVNFGEEGLIVNEKISQYRLLATRNMLATLLLSRGTPHLLAGDEVGNTQYGNNNAYCQDNKVSWIKWFQQPYNLTDYIRHLIELRHQITPLSSLKWWEEDSQNIIWLNQNAQPMSNEEWQQLPPSPLQLLLAQQWILMFNPLRNSTVFSLPEGAWSCLLDTAIWPDCHPTQSQHCEVQPNSITLWRNSVFYTQSSTEKLPIISSQVK; this is encoded by the coding sequence ATGTCTTTAGATTATGGTCGCCCTTTTCCTATGGGCAGTCATTATGATGGCTATGGAGTAAACTTTACACTCTTTAGTGAAAATGCCACTAAAGTCATTCTTTGCCTGTTTGATAAAGCAGGTAAAGAGATCCGCTACCCGTTACCGGGTAAAACAGGCGCAATTTGGCATGGGTATTTGCCCGGTGCAGGGCCTGGCTTACATTATGGTTATCGTGTAGAAGGTGAATGGAACCCAGAGCAAGGATTGTTCTATCAACCTCAGCAACTATTATTAGATCCTTATGCAAAACAGGTGACAGGTATTATTGATAATACATTACCTTATACCTCCCCTGTTTTTAATGCATTAGAGCATGATGATAGTGCGATTACACCTAAAGCCGTTATTACAGATGATAGCGGTTGTTTTTGCCATTCTTATAAAGAAAAAGGCACTTATCAGCGTTTAAATACGCCGTGGTCAGAAACCATTATTTACGAAGGGCACGTAAAAGGGCTGACAAAACTGCATCCTGAAATACCCGAAAAATTGCAGGGTACTTATGCCGCATTAGGGCATCCTGCTTTTATTTCACATCTGAAAAAATTAGGTATTACGGCATTAGAGTTATTACCTGTCCAATATCATTTAACAGAGCCACATCTTCATAAAATCGGTTTAAAAAACTATTGGGGTTATAACGTATTAGCGCCTTTTGCTTTATCGACTCAATATTATTCTAATTCAGGTCGGAATATTATTGATGAATTTCGAGAAGCCGTAAGATGCCTACATAAAGCTAATATTGAAGTGATTTTAGATGTGGTCTTTAACCATACCGCAGAATTAAGTGATCAATTCGATGGTTATATTGTTTCGCAACGCGGTATTGATAACCAAAGCTATTATTGGCTAAACGACGAAAATAAAGCTCAAAATTGGACGGGTTGTGGTAATACGCTCAATTTAAGTCGCCCTGAAACAGTACAGTGGGTTATGGATTGCCTGCGTTATTGGGTGACAGAATTTCATATTGATGGTTTTCGTTTTGATTTAGCGACAAGTCTTGGTCGAGTTCCTTATTTTGACACTCAATCACCACTACTGACAGCGATACGCCAAGATCCGCTACTTTCCCGTATCAAACTTATTGCAGAGCCGTGGGACTTAGGCTCTGATGGTTATCAAGTCGGCAATTTCCCTGTTCCATTTACAGAATGGAATGATGGTTATCGCGATGTTATTCGTCGTTTTTGGCTATGGCGTGATGTGGCCATTGCAACATTTGCAGACCATATTACTGGCTCTGCAAAGCTGTATCGCAAAAACGGCAGACCTCCCTATTCTAGCGTCAATATGATAACTAGCCATGACGGCTTTACACTACGGGATTTAGTGAGTTATCAAAATAAACATAACGAGGAGAATGGAGAATCAAACCTAGATGGACATAACACCAATTACAGTGTGAATTTTGGTGAAGAAGGTTTGATAGTTAACGAAAAAATAAGTCAATACAGATTGCTTGCAACAAGGAACATGCTAGCAACTTTACTGCTTTCTAGAGGAACACCTCATTTACTCGCCGGTGATGAAGTGGGTAATACGCAATATGGTAATAACAACGCTTATTGTCAGGATAATAAAGTCAGTTGGATCAAATGGTTTCAACAGCCTTACAACTTAACTGATTACATTCGCCACCTTATTGAATTACGTCACCAAATTACACCTTTAAGTTCGCTTAAATGGTGGGAAGAAGATAGCCAAAATATCATTTGGTTAAATCAAAATGCTCAACCTATGAGTAATGAAGAATGGCAACAACTTCCCCCTTCACCATTACAACTTCTTTTAGCGCAACAATGGATCTTAATGTTTAACCCATTAAGAAACAGCACTGTTTTTTCTTTACCTGAAGGGGCTTGGTCTTGCTTGCTTGATACAGCTATCTGGCCGGACTGTCACCCAACACAATCTCAGCATTGTGAAGTACAACCTAACAGTATCACCCTTTGGCGAAATAGCGTTTTTTATACTCAGTCTTCTACTGAAAAATTACCCATTATTTCCTCCCAAGTTAAGTAA
- the glgC gene encoding glucose-1-phosphate adenylyltransferase has product MMTTEQGQKLMLAQQLPKEAIALVLAGGRGTRLKALTSKRAKPAVFFGGKFRIIDFTLSNCLNSGIRRIGVITQYQSHSLVQHIQRGWSFFNEDMNEFVDLLPAQQRRNTEHWYMGTADAIYQNLDILRSYKAKYVVILAGDHIYKMNYARLLLDHVENKSKFTVACIRVPKEDAFQFGIMDIDENRKVLNFLEKPSNPPCIPDDPEHALASMGIYVVDRDYLFDLLEEDSRDPNSHHDFGQDIIPKITERGDVLAHPFELSCVSSDPSVPPYWRDVGTIEAYWSANLDLASVTPELDMYAKDWPIRTFMTPLPPAKFVQDNHGEHGQMMNSLIADGCIINGSTLYSSILFPLVRVESFCHIEDSVILPDVTVSHHCYLKRCIIERSCTIPEGTVIGMNAEEDAARFHRTEEGIVLVTREMLEQLARKENPTETTAEQKPQNEETFS; this is encoded by the coding sequence ATGATGACAACAGAACAAGGCCAAAAATTAATGTTGGCACAACAACTTCCTAAAGAGGCAATTGCACTCGTATTAGCGGGAGGTCGTGGCACACGCTTAAAAGCATTGACTTCAAAACGTGCAAAACCGGCGGTTTTCTTTGGTGGGAAATTTCGAATTATCGACTTTACGCTATCAAACTGTCTTAACTCAGGGATCCGTCGTATTGGTGTAATCACCCAATATCAGTCGCACTCTTTAGTTCAACATATTCAGCGGGGTTGGTCATTCTTCAACGAAGATATGAATGAATTTGTTGATTTATTACCGGCTCAGCAACGCCGTAATACCGAACATTGGTATATGGGCACAGCGGATGCTATCTATCAAAACCTCGATATTCTTCGTAGCTACAAAGCAAAATATGTCGTGATTTTAGCTGGCGACCATATTTATAAAATGAATTATGCACGTTTATTGCTTGATCACGTTGAAAACAAATCAAAATTTACCGTGGCTTGTATTCGTGTTCCTAAAGAAGATGCATTCCAATTTGGTATTATGGATATCGATGAAAATCGTAAAGTGCTCAATTTCTTAGAAAAACCATCAAACCCGCCTTGTATTCCTGATGATCCTGAGCACGCATTAGCAAGTATGGGTATTTATGTGGTTGATAGAGATTATCTTTTTGATTTATTAGAAGAAGATAGCCGTGATCCAAATTCACATCATGATTTTGGCCAAGATATCATTCCTAAAATCACCGAACGCGGTGATGTTCTTGCTCACCCATTTGAACTCTCTTGTGTCAGTTCCGATCCTTCAGTACCACCTTACTGGCGCGATGTAGGAACCATTGAAGCATATTGGTCTGCTAACCTCGATTTAGCCTCTGTAACACCAGAACTTGATATGTATGCGAAAGATTGGCCAATCCGCACCTTTATGACACCTTTGCCGCCAGCCAAATTTGTTCAAGATAATCATGGTGAACATGGACAAATGATGAACTCATTGATTGCTGATGGTTGTATTATCAATGGTTCAACGCTCTATTCATCTATCCTATTCCCATTAGTTCGCGTTGAATCTTTCTGCCATATTGAAGACTCTGTGATTTTACCTGATGTAACGGTGAGCCATCATTGCTACTTAAAACGCTGTATTATTGAACGTAGCTGTACTATTCCTGAAGGTACTGTCATTGGGATGAATGCAGAAGAAGATGCTGCACGTTTCCACCGCACTGAAGAAGGTATCGTGCTTGTAACAAGAGAAATGCTTGAGCAATTAGCACGTAAAGAAAATCCAACTGAAACAACGGCGGAACAAAAGCCTCAAAATGAGGAGACATTTTCGTGA
- the glgA gene encoding glycogen synthase GlgA — MNVLHCCSELFPLLKTGGLADVMGSLPLAQKKIGLDARVVIPAFPAIKDNIPDLKLVTNIDTFAGHVSLLYGQYQGVDIYLIDAPHLYQRTGSPYHDQHQHPYGDNVFRFALLGWVASELSAGLDPLWRADIVHAHDWHAGLACAYLAVKHYSAKSVFTVHNLAYKGEFSPYHLHQLELPDNSFSINGLEYYGQISFLKAGLFYANHITTVSPTYAKEITTHEFGYGLEGLLRQRADEQRLSGILNGIDEAVWAPATDSLITRRYDVKNLNKRLENKTALQKKCGLPVNNNAPLFAAVSRLTSQKGLDLVIETLPDIVEQGGQFVLLGTGDSHLEAAFLHTQQQYPQNVAVNIGYDESFSHQVVAGADVIMVPSRFEPCGLTQLYGLKYGALPLVRHTGGLADTVNDCSLENLAHHQATGFVFYEATPDSLRQAINRAFTLWSMPKQWQQVQTDGMNQTIFSWETAAKTYATLYQNL, encoded by the coding sequence GTGAATGTTCTTCACTGTTGTTCTGAATTATTCCCCCTGCTAAAAACAGGGGGATTAGCTGATGTTATGGGATCTTTGCCTTTAGCTCAGAAAAAAATAGGTTTAGATGCGCGGGTTGTTATTCCCGCGTTTCCTGCTATCAAAGATAATATTCCCGATCTCAAATTAGTGACTAATATCGATACATTTGCAGGTCATGTTTCGCTACTTTACGGACAATACCAAGGTGTTGATATTTATCTTATTGATGCACCTCACCTTTATCAACGTACAGGTAGCCCTTATCACGATCAACATCAACATCCTTATGGTGATAATGTTTTTCGTTTTGCCCTATTAGGTTGGGTGGCAAGCGAGCTATCAGCGGGATTAGATCCTTTATGGCGGGCTGATATTGTTCACGCTCATGATTGGCACGCAGGGCTGGCTTGTGCTTATCTCGCGGTTAAACATTACAGCGCAAAATCTGTTTTTACTGTTCATAATCTGGCTTATAAAGGTGAATTTTCACCCTACCATCTGCATCAACTTGAATTACCTGATAACAGTTTTTCAATTAATGGGCTGGAATATTACGGACAAATTTCATTCCTAAAAGCGGGTCTCTTTTATGCTAACCACATTACGACAGTCAGCCCCACTTATGCCAAAGAGATAACCACTCACGAGTTTGGTTACGGTTTAGAGGGATTATTACGCCAACGTGCTGATGAACAGCGATTAAGTGGCATCTTAAATGGTATTGATGAGGCAGTTTGGGCGCCAGCAACAGATAGCTTAATTACACGTCGTTATGATGTTAAAAACCTGAATAAGCGTTTAGAAAACAAAACGGCATTACAGAAAAAATGTGGTTTACCTGTCAATAATAATGCCCCTCTTTTTGCAGCGGTAAGTCGTTTAACTTCGCAAAAAGGGTTGGATTTAGTTATTGAAACGCTCCCAGATATCGTTGAACAAGGTGGTCAGTTTGTTTTATTAGGTACTGGCGATAGCCACCTTGAAGCGGCATTTTTACATACACAACAACAGTATCCGCAAAATGTGGCTGTGAATATTGGCTATGACGAAAGTTTTTCACACCAAGTTGTCGCTGGTGCTGATGTGATTATGGTGCCGAGTCGTTTTGAACCTTGTGGGTTAACTCAGTTATATGGTTTGAAATATGGCGCACTACCTTTAGTAAGGCACACCGGTGGATTAGCCGATACGGTTAATGATTGTTCATTAGAAAATTTAGCGCATCATCAAGCTACGGGGTTTGTGTTCTATGAAGCGACTCCTGATTCTCTGCGCCAAGCGATAAATCGAGCCTTTACCTTATGGAGTATGCCTAAACAGTGGCAACAAGTTCAAACTGATGGCATGAATCAAACTATTTTTAGTTGGGAAACCGCTGCAAAAACGTATGCGACACTGTATCAAAATTTATAG
- the glgP gene encoding glycogen/starch/alpha-glucan family phosphorylase, with product MKNLCEFDYLSPDKDIESLKRSIVYKLMFIVGTSPKYATPTDWLNATSYAIRDRLVERWLKSTKAELSPKVKQVYYISMEFLMGRFLTNAMLSLGVYHEVKEALKELGLDLEKQIELEPDPGLGNGGLGRLAACFLDSCATLGYPVTGYGIRYEYGMFRQQIQNGEQHEVADNWLEKGNPWEFPRHDLQFEVDFGGRLQQEGEKNYWVDTFNVMAQPYDSIVPGYNTQATDTIRLWSAKSNVAFNLGKFNKGEYLEATEAKDRSENISRILYPDDSTTSGKMLRLQQEYFLVSASVQDILQRHYHLHQRFDNLKDFIAIHLNDTHPVLAIPELMRQLIDKHGFSWDEAWEQTIHIFSYTNHTLMGEALETWPVDMLGRSLPRHLQIIFQINDKFLKQVRAQFPNDNDLLRRVSIIDEENGRNVRMAWLAVIISHQVNGVSELHSQLMVQSLFADFAMIYPKKFCNITNGITPRRWLALANPSLSKVIDSHIGTNWRTNLEQLGELMSLVKDKNFLYQLKDSKHINKQNLAQLIKEDLNIDINPNALFDVQIKRIHEYKRQLLNVLGIITRYNRILENPEKNWVPRVFIFGGKAASAYYNAKKIINLINDIACKINSDERIKDKLKVIFIPNYGVSLAQHIIPAADLSEQISLAGTEASGTGNMKFALNGALTIGTLDGANIEIGEHVGFDNMFIFGHNAQEVAELRQRYSPRRYYDEDVELHTALNQIANGFFNPTDPDKYKSIFDSLIEFGDHYQVLADYRSYVDTQDSVDVLYQDEDAWLKKSALNICQMGYFSADRAVTEYMQRIWKASAITL from the coding sequence ATGAAAAATTTATGTGAATTTGATTATCTATCACCCGATAAGGATATTGAATCATTAAAGCGTTCCATTGTTTATAAACTTATGTTTATCGTGGGTACGTCGCCAAAATATGCAACACCAACAGATTGGTTAAATGCAACTTCTTACGCTATTAGAGACCGCTTAGTCGAGCGTTGGTTAAAATCAACCAAAGCGGAGCTTTCACCGAAAGTAAAACAAGTTTATTACATTTCGATGGAGTTTCTTATGGGGCGTTTTTTAACCAACGCCATGCTCTCTTTAGGTGTTTATCACGAAGTCAAAGAGGCGTTAAAAGAGCTAGGTCTTGATCTTGAAAAGCAAATTGAACTAGAGCCAGATCCGGGTTTAGGTAATGGGGGGTTAGGTCGTTTGGCGGCTTGCTTCCTTGATTCTTGTGCCACATTAGGTTATCCCGTTACAGGTTATGGTATTCGTTATGAATACGGAATGTTCCGCCAACAAATTCAAAATGGCGAACAACATGAAGTTGCGGATAACTGGCTTGAAAAAGGTAATCCTTGGGAATTTCCTCGCCATGATCTGCAATTTGAAGTGGATTTTGGCGGACGTTTACAACAAGAAGGTGAGAAAAATTATTGGGTTGATACCTTTAATGTTATGGCTCAACCTTATGACTCTATTGTTCCGGGTTATAACACACAAGCAACAGATACCATTCGTTTATGGTCAGCCAAATCAAATGTGGCATTTAACTTAGGTAAATTTAATAAAGGTGAATATTTAGAGGCAACAGAAGCAAAAGATCGCTCTGAAAATATCTCTCGTATTCTCTACCCTGATGATTCAACAACGTCAGGCAAAATGTTGCGTTTACAGCAAGAGTATTTCTTAGTGAGTGCTTCTGTTCAAGATATTTTGCAACGTCATTATCATCTGCATCAACGCTTTGATAATCTAAAAGATTTTATTGCAATTCATCTTAATGATACTCACCCTGTTCTTGCTATTCCTGAGTTAATGCGCCAGTTAATTGATAAGCATGGATTTAGCTGGGATGAGGCATGGGAACAAACGATTCATATATTTTCATACACCAACCATACATTAATGGGTGAGGCATTAGAAACTTGGCCTGTTGATATGTTAGGTCGTTCTCTTCCTCGCCATTTACAAATCATTTTCCAAATCAATGATAAATTCTTGAAACAAGTTAGAGCGCAATTCCCGAACGATAACGACTTATTACGTCGTGTTTCAATTATCGATGAAGAGAATGGTCGTAATGTTCGTATGGCATGGCTAGCAGTTATTATTAGTCATCAGGTTAATGGTGTTTCTGAACTTCATAGTCAATTAATGGTGCAATCTTTATTTGCTGATTTTGCGATGATCTACCCTAAGAAATTCTGCAATATTACCAATGGGATCACACCGCGTCGTTGGTTGGCATTAGCAAACCCTTCTCTCTCTAAAGTTATTGATAGCCATATTGGTACAAATTGGCGAACTAATTTAGAACAATTGGGTGAATTAATGTCATTGGTAAAAGATAAAAATTTCTTGTACCAACTAAAAGATTCAAAACATATCAATAAACAAAATCTTGCTCAGCTCATTAAGGAAGATTTAAATATTGATATTAATCCTAATGCACTGTTTGATGTGCAAATCAAACGTATTCACGAATATAAACGTCAACTTCTCAATGTGTTAGGCATTATCACTCGTTATAATCGTATTTTAGAAAATCCAGAGAAAAACTGGGTACCTCGCGTCTTTATTTTTGGTGGTAAGGCAGCATCAGCCTATTATAATGCGAAGAAAATTATCAATCTTATCAATGATATTGCCTGTAAGATTAATAGTGACGAGCGTATTAAAGATAAACTAAAAGTGATTTTTATTCCTAATTACGGCGTAAGTTTAGCGCAACATATTATCCCTGCGGCAGATTTATCTGAGCAAATATCATTAGCAGGAACAGAAGCTTCTGGCACAGGAAATATGAAGTTTGCTCTAAATGGTGCATTAACCATCGGTACACTTGATGGTGCTAATATTGAAATTGGTGAACATGTCGGTTTCGATAATATGTTTATCTTTGGTCACAATGCACAAGAAGTGGCGGAATTAAGACAGCGTTATTCCCCTCGTCGTTATTACGATGAAGATGTTGAGTTACATACTGCGCTTAATCAAATTGCTAATGGTTTCTTTAATCCAACTGATCCTGATAAGTACAAATCTATTTTCGATAGCTTAATTGAGTTTGGCGATCATTATCAGGTATTAGCCGATTACCGTAGTTATGTTGATACTCAAGATAGTGTTGATGTTCTCTATCAAGATGAAGATGCTTGGTTGAAAAAATCGGCGTTAAATATCTGCCAGATGGGTTATTTTTCTGCGGATCGTGCGGTAACAGAATATATGCAACGAATTTGGAAAGCTTCTGCGATTACATTATAA
- a CDS encoding helix-turn-helix transcriptional regulator — translation MSRKNLEYNYPAQRTVGDKILFLIKKHGPMQASEIGQRLGTSGEAARQQFVKLANAGFVEAITEPKGVGRPIQYWHLTELGQKQFPDTHAELTAQILLTIREELGESAIEKIVLARKKQSYERYTQAIKDADELTERLDILATLRSQEGYMAHWKQVKDNEYLFIEDHCPICAAAKVCQGFCNTEKELFSETLGVELQRVEYILEGARRCAYRIKI, via the coding sequence ATGTCAAGAAAAAACTTGGAATATAATTATCCTGCTCAACGAACTGTTGGCGATAAAATTCTATTTTTAATTAAAAAACATGGACCTATGCAAGCAAGTGAAATTGGACAACGTCTTGGTACAAGTGGTGAAGCAGCAAGACAACAATTTGTAAAACTGGCTAATGCAGGATTTGTTGAGGCGATAACTGAACCAAAAGGTGTTGGAAGACCTATTCAATATTGGCATTTAACCGAATTAGGGCAGAAACAATTTCCAGATACTCATGCTGAATTAACTGCGCAAATTTTACTGACTATACGTGAAGAATTGGGTGAAAGTGCTATCGAAAAAATTGTTTTAGCACGAAAGAAACAAAGCTATGAGCGCTACACACAAGCAATAAAAGATGCGGATGAACTCACAGAACGCTTAGATATTTTAGCCACACTACGTAGCCAAGAAGGCTATATGGCACACTGGAAGCAAGTAAAAGATAACGAATATCTTTTTATTGAAGATCATTGTCCAATTTGTGCAGCAGCAAAAGTGTGCCAAGGTTTTTGTAATACGGAAAAAGAGCTATTTTCTGAAACACTTGGGGTAGAACTACAACGTGTTGAATATATCTTAGAAGGTGCCAGACGTTGCGCTTATCGTATTAAAATCTAA